A window of Myxococcales bacterium contains these coding sequences:
- a CDS encoding DNA alkylation repair protein — protein MTKVHPWLAEVRRGLEERADPERAAQMRAYMKSSMPYAGVGMPEAKRLFKEVFARYPEGTPSRRPFDDEARFFADVRAIWDGARVREERYAALELLTCTRAKKVRTPSVVPLLRHVVVTGAWWDLVDWAAPKTLGPLLVTHPREAAKVVRAWAREDDIWLRRSAVLAQLHAKARTDTKLLEDALAPSLGDREFFLAKAIGWALREYAKTDEAWVRRYLEAHRDRMAKLSVREAEKHLV, from the coding sequence ATGACGAAGGTGCACCCATGGCTCGCCGAGGTGCGGCGAGGGCTCGAAGAGCGCGCGGATCCCGAGCGCGCCGCGCAGATGCGCGCCTACATGAAGTCGTCCATGCCGTACGCGGGCGTAGGCATGCCCGAGGCGAAGCGCCTCTTCAAAGAGGTCTTCGCGAGGTACCCCGAGGGCACGCCTTCGCGTCGCCCGTTCGACGACGAGGCCCGCTTCTTCGCCGACGTGCGCGCCATCTGGGACGGCGCCCGCGTGCGCGAAGAGAGGTACGCCGCGCTCGAGCTGCTCACCTGCACGCGCGCCAAGAAGGTGCGCACCCCGAGCGTCGTGCCGCTCCTCCGGCACGTGGTGGTGACCGGCGCGTGGTGGGATCTCGTCGACTGGGCCGCCCCGAAGACCCTCGGCCCGCTGCTCGTGACGCACCCGCGCGAGGCCGCCAAGGTCGTGCGCGCGTGGGCCCGTGAGGACGACATCTGGCTACGGCGGAGCGCTGTCTTGGCGCAGCTCCACGCGAAGGCCCGGACCGACACGAAGCTCCTCGAGGACGCGCTCGCCCCCTCTCTCGGAGACCGCGAATTTTTCCTCGCCAAGGCGATCGGGTGGGCGCTCCGCGAGTACGCGAAGACCGACGAGGCCTGGGTCCGTCGTTACCTCGAGGCGCACCGCGATCGCATGGCCAAGCTCTCCGTCCGCGAGGCGGAGAAGCACCTCGTCTGA
- a CDS encoding prepilin peptidase has translation MPIATLPPWFFRLFGALFGLVWGSFLNVVIYRVPRELSVVSPPSRCRACKRPIRPWNNLPLVSWFLMGGKAGCCGAKVSPRYPLVEALGLGIGLALTETCILQHSGEWELPRALAVYGATFAVAMALVAATFIDLDFMYIPDSISIGGAIIGAATSTLRGMSLVDSLASGIGSFVVLAGFDRLYKAIRGRSGLGMGDWKLLMLAGAWFGYRGACFVLLAGSIQGSVAALGMRLFGIKLAPARGRARGAA, from the coding sequence ATGCCCATCGCCACCCTGCCCCCGTGGTTCTTCCGCCTCTTCGGCGCGCTCTTCGGGCTCGTGTGGGGCAGCTTCCTCAACGTGGTCATCTACCGCGTGCCGCGCGAGCTGTCGGTCGTGTCGCCCCCGTCGCGCTGCCGCGCGTGCAAGAGGCCCATTCGCCCGTGGAACAACCTGCCGCTCGTCTCGTGGTTCCTCATGGGCGGCAAGGCCGGCTGCTGCGGCGCGAAGGTGAGCCCGCGCTACCCGCTCGTCGAGGCGCTCGGCCTCGGCATCGGCCTGGCCCTCACCGAAACATGCATCTTGCAGCATTCGGGCGAGTGGGAGCTCCCGCGCGCGCTCGCGGTCTACGGCGCCACGTTCGCGGTGGCGATGGCGCTCGTCGCGGCCACCTTCATCGACCTCGACTTCATGTACATCCCCGACTCGATCTCCATCGGCGGGGCCATCATCGGGGCGGCCACGTCCACGCTGCGCGGCATGTCCCTCGTCGACTCGCTCGCGAGCGGGATAGGCTCGTTCGTGGTGCTCGCGGGCTTCGATCGCCTCTACAAGGCCATTCGCGGTCGGAGCGGCCTCGGCATGGGCGACTGGAAGCTCCTCATGCTCGCCGGCGCGTGGTTCGGCTACCGGGGCGCGTGCTTCGTGCTGCTCGCGGGGTCGATCCAGGGCTCGGTCGCGGCGCTCGGCATGCGCCTCTTCGGCATCAAGCTGGCCCCTGCCCGAGGGCGTGCTCGAGGAGCGGCGTGA